From Microbacterium pseudoresistens, the proteins below share one genomic window:
- a CDS encoding HNH endonuclease signature motif containing protein, with amino-acid sequence MTSSSIHLSGRDVLDQERELLDAWVDVRRRIASLEADAADLLAQRSAVRDAEMRRFPAHRDMIHRSMIAEYSAAGRISTRAIENAFADADLTTDTFPGVREALRSGTIAAGHVREIVQASAILREAVHNGAVPAAALASYEVAALAVAEQDSPARTRVAVREIAAALAQRTAQERQKDAWSERCVTVRSVEDGLALLTVVLPEHLAVAIRDRLTRLARTVARARARTSSTVEFDSNAAAEDASTEPGDDRFIDDEHISPELVSADPVSPEPDSRTMDQLRADILTDLLLATDPTDCHGTALDGITAHVQVTVAATTLAGADDRLAELDGHGPLHPDIARDLATRGGPWTRLFLDPSGQVTETDTYSPTEAMKRHLRARDQHCRFPGCRMPALASQLDHNHDHAKGGKTRLDNLAAFCAGHHPLKHPDIHDRFRWTARALPDGSIAWRSPLGRQYGDPPPRRVLFA; translated from the coding sequence ATGACCTCCTCATCGATCCACCTCTCCGGACGGGATGTCCTGGATCAGGAGCGCGAGCTGCTCGACGCGTGGGTGGATGTGCGTCGTCGCATCGCCTCACTGGAGGCCGATGCCGCCGACCTGCTCGCGCAGCGCTCAGCGGTGCGCGATGCGGAGATGCGACGGTTCCCCGCCCATCGCGACATGATCCACCGCTCCATGATCGCGGAGTACTCCGCCGCAGGTCGTATCTCGACCCGTGCCATCGAGAATGCGTTCGCGGATGCCGATCTCACGACAGACACCTTTCCCGGGGTGCGCGAAGCCCTGCGGTCCGGCACGATCGCGGCTGGGCATGTCCGTGAGATCGTGCAGGCCAGCGCCATCCTGCGTGAGGCCGTGCACAACGGTGCGGTCCCGGCCGCAGCGCTGGCATCGTACGAGGTGGCCGCGTTGGCCGTCGCCGAGCAGGACTCCCCCGCGCGCACCCGCGTCGCCGTGCGCGAGATCGCCGCGGCGCTGGCGCAACGCACCGCGCAGGAGCGGCAGAAGGATGCGTGGAGCGAGCGCTGCGTCACGGTCCGCTCCGTCGAAGACGGGCTCGCGCTGCTGACGGTCGTGCTGCCCGAACATCTCGCCGTCGCGATCCGCGACCGCCTCACGCGCCTGGCCCGCACCGTCGCGCGCGCCCGCGCACGCACGTCCAGCACCGTCGAGTTCGACTCCAACGCCGCCGCCGAAGATGCGTCGACGGAGCCCGGTGACGACAGGTTCATCGACGATGAGCACATCTCCCCAGAGCTCGTCTCCGCGGATCCCGTCTCTCCAGAGCCGGACTCGCGCACCATGGATCAGCTCCGCGCCGACATCCTCACAGACCTGCTCCTGGCGACGGATCCGACCGACTGCCACGGTACGGCCCTGGACGGCATCACCGCTCACGTTCAGGTCACCGTGGCCGCCACCACCCTCGCCGGAGCCGACGACCGCCTTGCCGAGCTCGACGGCCACGGACCCCTCCACCCCGACATCGCCCGCGACCTGGCCACCCGTGGCGGCCCATGGACTCGGCTCTTCCTCGATCCCTCAGGCCAGGTCACCGAGACCGACACCTACAGTCCGACCGAGGCGATGAAGCGCCACCTGCGGGCCCGCGATCAGCACTGCCGCTTCCCCGGATGCCGCATGCCCGCCCTCGCCAGCCAGCTCGATCACAATCACGATCACGCCAAGGGCGGCAAGACCCGCCTCGACAACCTCGCCGCCTTCTGCGCCGGTCACCATCCGCTGAAACATCCCGACATCCACGACCGGTTCCGGTGGACAGCTCGCGCCCTTCCGGATGGCAGCATCGCCTGGCGGAGTCCGCTCGGCCGTCAGTACGGCGACCCGCCTCCCCGACGCGTCCTGTTCGCCTGA
- a CDS encoding NUDIX domain-containing protein, giving the protein MSIVPPPAGEPRRPDGPQDPGDAWVIAPTGERYWGRFGAAGLLAYDPARGVLLQHRVSWSHFGGTWALPGGARHEGESALDGALREAREEAGVAGGSVRPRLASLLELGYWSYTTVVADVVEPFEPVISDPESVALEWVPVDEVADRPLHPSFAEGWPALRALLSTRPAIVVDAANVVGSVPDGWWRDRAGAAGRLRSRLGRWVANGVADGGFVTRHDADSDAVAWFPEVHLVVEGAARGVDDEESVVEIVRAPGHGDDEIVAVVSRLIDAGRSVLAVTSDRDLRARVEGLGATTRSSGDLLARLDAVG; this is encoded by the coding sequence GTGAGCATCGTTCCTCCCCCCGCCGGCGAGCCGCGGCGCCCGGATGGGCCTCAGGATCCTGGGGACGCGTGGGTGATCGCCCCGACGGGGGAGCGCTACTGGGGCCGCTTCGGCGCGGCTGGTCTGCTCGCATACGACCCTGCCCGCGGCGTGCTGCTGCAGCACCGGGTGTCGTGGAGCCACTTCGGTGGCACGTGGGCGCTGCCCGGAGGTGCGCGGCACGAGGGCGAGAGCGCCTTGGACGGTGCGCTGCGCGAGGCGCGCGAGGAAGCCGGTGTTGCCGGGGGTTCCGTGCGCCCGCGACTGGCGAGCCTGCTCGAGCTCGGCTACTGGTCCTATACGACGGTGGTGGCGGATGTGGTCGAGCCGTTCGAGCCGGTCATCAGCGACCCCGAGAGCGTCGCGCTGGAGTGGGTTCCCGTCGACGAGGTGGCGGATCGTCCGCTGCATCCGTCGTTCGCCGAGGGGTGGCCTGCACTCCGGGCCCTGTTGTCGACGCGACCGGCGATCGTGGTGGATGCGGCGAACGTCGTCGGCTCGGTGCCCGACGGCTGGTGGCGCGATCGTGCCGGAGCCGCCGGCCGGCTGCGGTCTCGGCTCGGACGATGGGTCGCGAATGGCGTCGCCGATGGCGGCTTCGTGACGAGGCACGATGCTGATTCGGATGCGGTGGCTTGGTTCCCGGAGGTGCATCTCGTCGTCGAGGGCGCCGCTCGTGGCGTCGACGACGAGGAGTCCGTCGTGGAGATCGTGCGTGCGCCGGGGCACGGCGACGACGAGATCGTCGCCGTCGTCTCGAGGCTGATCGATGCGGGCAGAAGCGTGCTCGCGGTGACGAGCGATCGCGACTTGCGGGCGCGCGTCGAAGGGCTCGGTGCGACGACGCGTTCTTCGGGCGATCTTCTGGCCCGACTCGATGCGGTCGGGTGA
- a CDS encoding Glu/Leu/Phe/Val dehydrogenase family protein, which translates to MMHTRSLPLPDFAHERVEVITGPRSGLFIAVALHSSVLGSALGGARLWTYPHWSDALGDALRLSAAMTLKNAAAGLDAGGGKSVIGLSEGDVLDADRRRDAFLDLGDAVESLGGLYRTAEDVGSTMEDMLVVSERTAHVVGLPDVVGGSGEPAGPTSLGVYESLRTTLERVTGSPEVAGRRITIAGLGQVGGRLATRLAGEGAVLTVTDVVPARRAVAESLGATWVEPGSEYAVAADVFVPAGIGGVLTDDVIDALDARAVCGPANNPLAARDGAARLAERGILYAPDFVVNAGGVIYLDLEAKQIGSHEEIMSKVSSIGQTLTRIFDEAERDGTTPLVAAEALAEQRLREGARA; encoded by the coding sequence ATGATGCACACCCGTTCCCTGCCTCTGCCCGATTTCGCCCATGAGCGCGTGGAGGTGATCACGGGGCCGCGCAGCGGGCTGTTCATCGCCGTCGCGCTGCACTCCTCCGTGCTCGGCTCCGCGCTCGGCGGTGCGCGACTGTGGACCTATCCGCACTGGAGCGACGCCCTCGGCGACGCGCTGCGGCTCTCGGCCGCGATGACGCTGAAGAACGCCGCCGCGGGCTTGGATGCCGGTGGTGGCAAATCGGTCATCGGGCTCTCGGAGGGCGACGTTCTCGATGCCGATCGTCGCCGTGACGCGTTCCTCGACCTCGGCGACGCGGTGGAGTCGCTCGGCGGGCTGTACCGCACGGCCGAAGACGTGGGCAGCACGATGGAGGACATGCTCGTGGTGAGCGAGCGCACGGCGCACGTCGTCGGCCTTCCCGATGTCGTCGGCGGCTCGGGGGAACCGGCGGGCCCCACGAGTCTGGGCGTCTACGAGTCGCTGCGCACCACCCTGGAGCGCGTGACCGGATCGCCGGAAGTCGCCGGTCGCCGAATCACGATCGCAGGCCTCGGCCAGGTCGGCGGGCGTCTCGCGACGCGGCTCGCCGGAGAGGGCGCCGTGCTGACGGTGACCGACGTCGTCCCCGCGCGCCGCGCGGTCGCGGAATCGCTCGGTGCGACATGGGTGGAGCCCGGGTCGGAGTATGCCGTCGCCGCCGACGTGTTCGTCCCCGCCGGGATCGGCGGCGTGCTCACAGATGACGTGATCGACGCGCTCGACGCGCGGGCGGTCTGCGGGCCGGCGAACAACCCGCTCGCCGCGCGGGACGGCGCCGCGCGTCTGGCCGAGCGCGGCATCCTCTACGCCCCGGACTTCGTCGTGAACGCCGGCGGCGTGATCTACCTGGATCTCGAGGCCAAGCAGATCGGCAGTCACGAGGAGATCATGTCGAAGGTCTCGTCGATCGGGCAGACCCTGACGCGCATCTTCGATGAGGCCGAGCGCGACGGCACGACGCCGCTGGTCGCGGCGGAGGCGCTCGCCGAGCAGCGGCTGCGCGAGGGCGCCCGCGCTTAG
- the der gene encoding ribosome biogenesis GTPase Der, with the protein MADDEYEGGEDRLAEKLDALDPELIDARAQTLRASLEDYDLDDEDAALLAGMTADEDGIEYLPALPVVAIVGRPNVGKSALVNRILGRREAVVEDTPGVTRDRVTYKAEWMDRRFTIVDTGGWEPDARGIDRSVAAQAEIAIDLSDLVLFVVDAKVGATSTDEHVVKLLRKSGKPVFLVANKIDDARQEPEAAALWNLGLGEPYPVSAIHGRGVADLLDAMMKKLPEVSAVASHEIGGPRRVSILGRPNVGKSSLLNKAAGEERVVVNDLAGTTRDPVDEVVELGGKLWRLVDTAGIRRRVHLQQGADFYASLRTSAALEKSEVAVVVLDVSQSISVQDLNIIDLVLESGRALVLAFNKWDVLNTPEYENIDRRRYLEREIEQDLAHVAWAPRVNISAKTGRHLDKLVPALETALENWDRRIPTGKFNAFLTELVAAHPHPLRGGKQPRILFGTQASTRPPTFVLFTTGFLDQGYRRFIQRRLRELYDFEGTPIVINMRVRERRQR; encoded by the coding sequence GTGGCTGACGACGAGTACGAGGGCGGCGAGGACCGCCTCGCCGAGAAGCTGGACGCGCTGGATCCGGAGCTGATCGACGCTCGCGCACAGACGCTGCGCGCGAGCCTCGAGGACTACGACCTCGACGACGAGGATGCCGCGCTGCTGGCCGGCATGACGGCCGACGAAGACGGCATTGAGTATCTCCCCGCGCTGCCCGTGGTGGCCATCGTGGGCCGTCCGAACGTGGGCAAGTCGGCGCTGGTCAACCGCATCCTCGGCCGCCGCGAGGCCGTCGTCGAAGACACCCCGGGTGTTACCCGCGACCGTGTGACGTACAAGGCCGAGTGGATGGATCGCCGCTTCACGATCGTGGACACCGGCGGATGGGAGCCCGACGCCCGCGGCATCGACCGCTCCGTCGCCGCCCAGGCCGAGATCGCGATCGACCTCTCCGACCTGGTGCTGTTCGTCGTCGATGCGAAGGTGGGGGCCACCTCGACCGACGAGCATGTGGTGAAGCTGCTGCGCAAGAGCGGTAAGCCCGTGTTCCTCGTGGCGAACAAGATCGACGACGCGCGTCAGGAGCCCGAGGCCGCAGCGCTGTGGAACCTCGGCCTCGGCGAGCCGTACCCCGTCTCCGCCATCCACGGCCGCGGCGTCGCCGACCTGCTCGACGCGATGATGAAGAAGCTACCGGAGGTCTCGGCGGTCGCCTCGCACGAGATCGGCGGTCCCCGGCGGGTCTCGATCCTCGGGCGGCCGAACGTGGGCAAGTCCTCCCTGCTGAACAAGGCGGCGGGGGAGGAGCGGGTCGTCGTGAACGACCTCGCCGGCACCACGCGCGACCCCGTCGACGAGGTCGTGGAGCTCGGGGGGAAGCTGTGGCGTCTCGTCGACACCGCCGGCATCCGCCGCCGCGTGCATCTGCAGCAGGGCGCCGACTTCTACGCGTCGCTGCGCACCTCGGCCGCACTGGAGAAGTCGGAGGTGGCCGTAGTCGTGCTGGATGTGAGCCAGTCGATCAGCGTGCAGGACCTCAACATCATCGATCTCGTGCTCGAGTCGGGCCGTGCGCTCGTGCTCGCGTTCAACAAGTGGGACGTGTTGAACACGCCCGAGTACGAGAACATCGACCGCCGCCGCTACCTGGAGCGCGAGATCGAACAGGATCTCGCGCACGTGGCCTGGGCGCCGCGCGTGAACATCTCGGCGAAGACAGGGCGCCATCTCGACAAGCTCGTTCCCGCGCTGGAGACGGCGTTGGAGAACTGGGACCGGCGTATCCCCACGGGTAAGTTCAACGCCTTCCTCACCGAGCTCGTGGCCGCGCATCCGCATCCGCTGCGCGGGGGCAAGCAACCGCGCATCCTGTTCGGCACGCAGGCCTCGACGCGTCCGCCGACGTTCGTCCTGTTCACGACAGGCTTCCTCGATCAGGGCTACCGTCGGTTCATCCAGCGGCGCCTGCGCGAGCTGTACGACTTCGAGGGCACGCCGATCGTGATCAACATGAGGGTGCGCGAGCGCCGCCAGCGCTGA
- the cmk gene encoding (d)CMP kinase yields MDEQGGTTPGDERRWNADKVIAIDGPAGSGKSSISKAVARRLGYGYLDTGAAYRALAWHVLERGADTADESAVLAAADDFPLRQGLDADDRRVFVGDAEVTDAIRDPRVSAAVSGVARVLDVRARVNDAFRRMVAEAAFPAVVVEGRDITTVVAPDAPVRILLTASPEVRAARRAGELSEQDVAAVADAIRRRDGADSAVVDFLTAAEGVEVVDSSDLDFDQTIDAVLAVIDRRASDVQRGADRG; encoded by the coding sequence ATGGATGAGCAGGGCGGGACGACCCCGGGCGACGAGCGGCGCTGGAACGCCGACAAGGTGATCGCGATCGACGGCCCGGCGGGGTCGGGCAAGTCGAGCATCTCCAAGGCGGTGGCCCGCCGACTCGGCTACGGCTACCTCGACACTGGCGCCGCGTACCGCGCGCTCGCCTGGCACGTGCTCGAACGAGGGGCCGACACCGCCGATGAGAGCGCCGTGCTCGCCGCGGCCGACGACTTCCCCCTGCGGCAGGGCCTGGACGCCGACGATCGTCGCGTGTTCGTCGGCGACGCCGAGGTGACCGACGCGATCCGCGATCCCCGCGTCTCGGCCGCCGTGAGCGGTGTGGCCCGCGTGCTCGACGTGCGCGCCAGGGTGAACGACGCTTTCCGCCGCATGGTCGCCGAGGCTGCGTTCCCCGCCGTCGTCGTGGAGGGGCGCGACATCACGACCGTCGTCGCCCCGGATGCGCCCGTACGCATCCTGCTCACCGCCTCGCCCGAAGTGCGCGCGGCCCGCCGTGCCGGCGAGCTCAGCGAGCAGGACGTGGCGGCCGTCGCCGACGCCATCCGTCGCCGCGACGGCGCCGACAGCGCGGTGGTGGACTTCCTCACCGCCGCCGAGGGCGTGGAGGTCGTGGACTCCAGCGACCTCGATTTCGACCAGACCATCGACGCCGTGCTCGCGGTGATCGATCGACGCGCGTCTGACGTGCAGCGAGGAGCCGACCGTGGCTGA
- a CDS encoding prephenate dehydrogenase yields the protein MSDLGVAARLSGTVRIVGAGLLGSSIGHALRAKGVDVVLTDTSPAQLRLAVDYGAGRAARDDDAPALIVVAVPPDITADVVQAELERHPDAVVTDVASVKLEPLRVLRERGVDLARYIGSHPLAGRERGGAISARADLFVGRPWVVCRDEETRPADLALVEALALDVGAMPVEMGPEEHDRSVALTSHVPQVVASLLAARLADADDGALRLAGQGVRDTTRIAASAPELWVQILGANAHPVVSILDALAADLARVSDALREPERDGARRTLAEAIRQGNEGVERLPGKHGQNRRFESFVVMIDDTAGQLGRLFGELGELGVNVEDLRLEHSPGAQFGLAEISVAPAAVRGAIEGLEARGWRIAGATNG from the coding sequence ATGAGCGATCTCGGCGTGGCCGCGCGGCTCTCCGGCACCGTGCGGATCGTGGGTGCGGGGCTGCTCGGTTCGAGCATCGGCCATGCCCTGCGCGCGAAGGGCGTCGACGTCGTGCTCACCGACACCTCTCCCGCCCAGCTGCGCCTCGCCGTCGACTACGGCGCCGGCCGCGCCGCGCGCGATGACGACGCCCCCGCGCTGATCGTGGTCGCCGTGCCGCCCGACATCACCGCTGACGTCGTGCAGGCCGAGCTCGAGCGACACCCGGATGCCGTGGTCACCGACGTCGCGAGCGTGAAGCTCGAACCGCTCCGGGTGCTCCGCGAGCGCGGCGTCGACCTCGCCCGCTACATCGGCTCGCACCCGCTGGCCGGGCGCGAGCGCGGTGGCGCGATCTCGGCGCGCGCCGACCTGTTCGTAGGGCGCCCGTGGGTGGTGTGCCGCGACGAGGAGACCCGCCCGGCAGACCTCGCCCTCGTGGAAGCGCTCGCGCTGGATGTGGGCGCCATGCCCGTGGAGATGGGGCCGGAGGAGCACGACCGCTCGGTGGCGCTCACCTCGCACGTGCCGCAGGTGGTCGCGAGCCTGCTCGCCGCGCGCCTCGCCGATGCCGACGACGGCGCCCTGCGCCTGGCGGGTCAGGGCGTGCGCGACACGACTCGCATCGCGGCGTCGGCGCCGGAGCTGTGGGTGCAGATCCTCGGGGCGAATGCGCATCCGGTCGTGAGCATCCTCGACGCGCTCGCCGCCGACCTCGCCCGTGTCTCGGATGCGCTGCGCGAGCCCGAGCGCGACGGCGCCCGCCGCACGCTCGCCGAGGCGATCCGGCAGGGCAACGAGGGCGTGGAGCGCCTGCCGGGCAAGCACGGCCAGAACCGTCGCTTCGAGAGCTTCGTGGTGATGATCGATGACACCGCCGGTCAGCTCGGCCGGCTCTTCGGTGAGCTGGGCGAGCTCGGCGTGAACGTGGAGGATCTGCGCCTGGAGCACTCGCCGGGCGCGCAGTTCGGCCTCGCCGAGATCAGCGTCGCCCCCGCGGCTGTGCGCGGGGCGATCGAGGGCCTGGAGGCCCGCGGATGGCGGATCGCAGGAGCGACGAATGGATGA
- a CDS encoding pseudouridine synthase — protein sequence MSTDHGDRPVTGVRLQKVLAGAGVASRRVIEQYIVEGRIRVNGAVVTELGTRIDPEHDLVDVDGTAVQLDAGKRYVMLNKPTGVVSSMKDERGRPDLRRFTREWPERLYNVGRLDADTSGLLLLTNDGDLAHVLAHPSFGVTKVYIAKVDGRVSPQTIAALTRGITLEDGPIAADKARLRDSSHGSSLVELTLHSGRNRIVRRMMAAVGHPVTELVRRQFGPLRLGTLPSGHARELGKIELGALLTLARRDSPAEATPGEAREKTRDHGQHDDQENG from the coding sequence ATGAGCACCGATCACGGCGATCGGCCGGTCACCGGCGTGCGTCTGCAGAAGGTGCTCGCCGGCGCCGGCGTCGCCTCGCGCCGGGTGATCGAGCAGTACATCGTGGAAGGGCGGATCCGGGTGAACGGCGCCGTCGTGACCGAGCTCGGTACCCGTATCGATCCCGAGCACGACCTCGTCGACGTCGACGGGACGGCGGTGCAGCTGGATGCCGGCAAGCGGTACGTCATGCTCAACAAGCCGACCGGCGTGGTGAGCTCGATGAAGGACGAACGGGGGCGCCCCGATCTGCGTCGTTTCACGCGCGAATGGCCCGAACGGCTGTACAACGTGGGGCGTCTGGACGCCGACACCAGCGGTCTGCTGCTGCTCACCAACGACGGCGACCTCGCTCACGTGCTCGCGCATCCGTCGTTCGGCGTCACCAAGGTGTATATCGCCAAGGTCGACGGTCGCGTCTCGCCGCAGACGATCGCCGCCCTCACCCGTGGCATCACGCTCGAAGACGGGCCGATCGCGGCCGACAAGGCGCGGCTGCGGGACTCGTCGCACGGGTCGAGCCTGGTGGAGCTGACCCTGCACTCCGGGCGCAACCGCATCGTGCGTCGCATGATGGCCGCGGTGGGGCATCCGGTCACCGAGCTCGTACGGCGCCAGTTCGGCCCGCTGCGCCTGGGAACGCTGCCGTCCGGCCACGCCCGCGAACTGGGTAAAATCGAACTCGGCGCGCTGCTGACCCTCGCGCGCCGGGATTCCCCTGCGGAGGCAACGCCGGGCGAGGCGCGCGAGAAGACGCGCGATCACGGACAGCACGACGATCAGGAGAACGGATGA
- the scpB gene encoding SMC-Scp complex subunit ScpB, which yields MTDDTTTEPAAGPVSAPETPLTERLEAILLVIEEPHSLVSLAAAVSAPVPAVRQAIETLVDEYDGRGKGTRRGFELREVGGGWRLYVREEHDDLVAEFIGGQAPARLSQAALETLAVIAYKQPVTRGQVASIRAVNVDSVVRTLLARGLITELFQDAETGAINYGTTDALLQNLGINSLDELPPISPLLDDGASGFDEGITR from the coding sequence ATGACCGATGACACCACCACCGAGCCTGCGGCCGGGCCAGTGAGCGCGCCGGAGACCCCGCTGACCGAGCGGCTCGAGGCGATCCTCCTCGTGATCGAGGAGCCGCACAGCCTCGTCTCGCTGGCCGCCGCGGTGAGCGCGCCCGTTCCCGCCGTACGCCAGGCGATCGAGACCCTCGTCGACGAGTACGACGGGCGAGGCAAGGGCACTCGTCGCGGCTTCGAGCTTCGCGAGGTGGGCGGTGGCTGGCGGCTGTACGTGCGCGAGGAGCACGACGATCTCGTGGCGGAGTTCATCGGCGGACAGGCGCCGGCACGCCTGTCGCAAGCGGCGCTGGAGACGCTGGCGGTGATCGCCTACAAGCAGCCGGTGACGCGCGGCCAGGTCGCCTCGATCCGCGCCGTGAACGTCGACTCGGTCGTGCGCACGCTGCTCGCCCGCGGCCTGATCACCGAGTTGTTCCAGGACGCCGAGACCGGCGCGATCAACTACGGCACGACCGACGCACTGCTGCAGAACCTCGGCATCAACTCGCTCGACGAACTGCCGCCCATCTCGCCGCTGCTCGACGACGGCGCCTCCGGATTCGACGAGGGGATCACCCGATGA
- a CDS encoding segregation and condensation protein A, whose product MAPSPDDPLRDPGVVGESALDGAAMGENALIENAPDDGFRVSLSNFDGPFDLLLTLISKHEMDITEVSLSRVTDDFIAYLRELGPDEELDEASEFLVVAATLLDMKVAGLLPQGELVDAEAVALLEARDLLFARLLQYRAFKEVSAWFARCLQYEDRRHARAVRLDEKHRSRTPELVWTLNAEDFAALALLAFAPKEVPHVGLDHLHAPLVSIREQAAVVVTLLRGAESLSFRELVSGVTERGIVVARFISVLELYRHAALSFEQLEPLGELTLRWSAETWSDEMLASLGADYDR is encoded by the coding sequence GTGGCGCCGTCGCCTGACGATCCGCTCCGCGATCCCGGCGTCGTCGGCGAGAGCGCACTCGACGGGGCCGCGATGGGTGAGAACGCGCTCATCGAGAACGCGCCGGACGACGGATTCCGCGTCTCGCTGTCGAACTTCGACGGACCCTTCGACCTGCTGCTGACCCTCATCTCGAAGCACGAGATGGACATCACCGAGGTGTCGCTGAGCCGCGTCACCGACGACTTCATCGCGTACCTGCGAGAGCTCGGTCCGGACGAGGAGCTCGATGAGGCCTCGGAGTTCCTCGTCGTCGCGGCCACCTTGCTTGACATGAAGGTCGCCGGGCTCCTGCCGCAGGGCGAACTCGTCGACGCCGAGGCCGTGGCGCTGCTGGAAGCGCGTGATCTGCTGTTCGCCCGCCTGCTGCAGTACCGGGCGTTCAAGGAGGTCTCGGCCTGGTTCGCGCGCTGCCTGCAGTACGAGGATCGCCGCCACGCCCGCGCGGTGCGCCTCGACGAGAAGCACCGCTCCCGCACGCCGGAGCTCGTGTGGACGCTGAACGCCGAGGACTTCGCCGCGCTCGCGCTGCTCGCCTTCGCGCCCAAGGAGGTGCCGCACGTCGGGCTCGACCACCTGCATGCACCGCTGGTGAGCATCCGCGAGCAGGCTGCTGTGGTCGTGACCCTGCTGCGCGGCGCCGAGTCGCTGTCGTTCCGCGAACTCGTCAGCGGAGTGACCGAGCGCGGCATCGTCGTCGCGCGGTTCATCTCGGTGCTGGAGCTGTACCGCCATGCCGCACTGTCCTTCGAGCAGCTGGAGCCACTGGGCGAGCTGACCCTGCGGTGGTCGGCCGAAACGTGGTCGGATGAGATGCTCGCGAGCCTGGGAGCCGATTATGACCGATGA
- a CDS encoding AAA family ATPase, which produces MAKKKDDTPIGPTGRPYHGFATPAPLSTHGPARIIALCNQKGGVGKTTTSINLAASLAEYGRKVLAVDFDPQGALSAGLGIQTHDIPTVYDLLLDTKRDVHDAIVPTAVEGLDVIPANIDLSAAEVHLVNEVARETILSRVLRQAAGEYDVILIDCQPSLGLLTVNALTAAHGVLIPLECEFFALRGVALLIETIDKVRDRLNPSLVLDGLLATMYDSRTLHSREVLERVVEAFGDDVLETVIGRTVKFPDASVSGVPITEFAPEHPAAQAYLRLARELVARGAVA; this is translated from the coding sequence GTGGCAAAGAAGAAGGACGACACTCCGATCGGACCGACCGGGCGTCCCTACCATGGCTTCGCGACCCCTGCGCCGCTGTCGACGCACGGCCCGGCCCGCATCATCGCCCTCTGCAACCAGAAGGGCGGTGTCGGAAAGACGACGACCTCGATCAACCTCGCCGCCTCACTCGCCGAGTACGGTCGCAAGGTGCTGGCGGTGGACTTCGATCCGCAGGGAGCGTTGTCGGCGGGCCTGGGCATCCAGACCCACGACATCCCTACCGTCTACGACCTGCTGCTGGACACCAAACGCGACGTGCATGACGCCATCGTGCCGACCGCGGTCGAGGGCCTCGACGTGATCCCCGCGAACATCGACCTGTCGGCGGCCGAGGTGCATCTCGTGAACGAGGTGGCCCGCGAGACCATCCTGTCGCGGGTGCTCCGCCAGGCCGCGGGGGAGTACGACGTCATCCTCATCGACTGCCAGCCCTCCCTGGGGCTGCTCACCGTCAACGCCCTGACCGCCGCGCACGGCGTGCTCATCCCGTTGGAGTGCGAGTTCTTCGCGCTGCGCGGAGTGGCGCTGCTCATCGAGACCATCGACAAGGTGCGCGATCGCCTCAACCCCTCCCTGGTGCTGGACGGCCTGCTGGCCACGATGTACGACTCGCGCACCCTGCACTCGCGCGAGGTGCTGGAGCGGGTGGTCGAGGCGTTCGGAGACGACGTGCTGGAGACCGTCATCGGCCGCACCGTGAAGTTCCCCGACGCCTCCGTCTCGGGGGTGCCGATCACCGAGTTCGCGCCGGAGCATCCCGCCGCACAGGCGTACCTGCGACTGGCGCGGGAGCTGGTCGCCCGTGGCGCCGTCGCCTGA